The genomic segment ccagtgggtaatttggggagggggatgcaagtcacctggaaatcacgtgactacttcgTGGGTGGGGATTTGCTTAGCCTTTGGAGATGATCGCTTCGTTATCGCAAAGACACGCACACgtggcgatatctctgcaacaagtcagcaactggtgattttttgtcgcagaatatcaagcatgtttgatacctgtgatctgtcgcaagcaacaaaaaaaatcGCTGTTGCAAATATCCGCACCTGAAGCGATTTTTCACTTGTgtcaaaaagttgcacgaccaagCGACAGAAAATCGCCTGTGCACGCCAGGCTTTAATTAGTTACTCAATTGATCAGCTAGTTACTCATTTAATTACTCAGTTAGTCGTTCAGTGAACAAAATGCCTTTTCAAAATTGACTAAAGTCACCATTTGTTCTTCCTCCTAAACGCTTATGAATATGGAACATGATAAATCAAGTCACGAAATAAAAAGCAAACAATATAATATAAGATTTTGATGTGTAATAAATTCATGGAACATGGCCATATGAAGCTCAATTTCTGAAAACAGTtcagtttttaaataatttgTGTAAAGTCTGTATCCCATAATGTACGTCTCCTGAAAGCTCCTCTCTATGCAGGTATCCACATGTTTGCGTGATTGTAGAGGAATGAGCGCTTTGTAGGAACATCTGGCTCATAGGAACCTAAAAGATACAGAAAATATACATCATTTTAACAACTTCAAAACACACAGTGTCATATCGGAATCAgtagaaataaaaattaaacatgtgttAATGATCCTATGAGCTAAACTGTCTATGGATGTGATGCTCATCGAGGCGTATCGAACGAGTGCGCGACATTTACTCGTAGATTAGCATATTTAACGTAGTTTAGCTGACATTATTATCGTTGCGTTTGAATTAGCAGGCGGCTCTGTGGGTAGGCAATGCATTAGCTCCTGAGATAAAGACTCTCCTATCTGAAAGAGACACTCTCACATGGAGACCATGAGTCTCACCTGGCCCCGGGACGCCGTGTCCTCTGGTGTGGTGCGTCTCCCTACGTGTCCCGGACACGAACGCAGTGCTTGCCATCAGGTGTTTGGGAGGTCCGGTGGTGTGGTTTACAATGTCGTACTGACCCGGTCCGGGCAGTGGGGGGGGTTTAGGAGGAATCAGAGGAGGTGCTGAGAGTCCTAAATAATGCCTtctcctgtaacacacacacaagaacacTGAGACACAATGGAAGCGTCAAAACAGTTTGGCGTCATGCTCAGGTAGGAGGCGTGGCCGAAAGTGTGTCAGACACCAACAAGTGTGCACAGCTTACGGTAAGATAGTCCTTTTGACAGGTTCTGGAGTTTTATAGGGACTGTAGGATCCTGGTCCTGGACCTTCACTCTTCACCAGAGTCTGTATTCTGGCAGAAGTGGACTTGAAGCAGGACGAGGGGACTGTAGGGGTCTTCTGTATCGCCGCGTCCTTCACACtgtaatgacctgcagagagagagagagagagagagagagagggacgtaaCTGCTACCACcagcctgaagttgattattttcccaaaaCTGCACTTTcctgatgtgttttattcctcgaaCACCTCAGTAATTTGACAGTTTACACTTTTTTATGAATGAACGTCAGCAAgccgtcatttatttatttttttttatcctcAGGCTGTAACGTGGCTCAGTGAGGTTTGCTGAATGAGTGGTGAGTTCAGTGTAATGACTGACATGGCGAAGGTCCTGTCGGTGCAGGAGGACAAACACCACTGCGGCCGGTTTTAGACAGAAAAGCACACTGGGCTGATACCACTGAGTTCACCTCCACTCCACTGTAACacacctgctcacacacacacacacacacacacgcgactGTTATACATTCAGTACTGAAGTCACACTGCAGCTCCAATACTTTAGTTTTAAAGTCTAAACATTCTCAATGTTTTATAAACAGCCAGATTTGTAAAGTTACACCATGAAACATATTCAAATTCTCTTCAATTCTACTCTGTTCCACTCCTATTCTATTCCACAGTGGTCTGTCCTTGCCTAGTGTTTTATCCTAGCCTACTCTATTCCTTTCAATTCTACTCTGTTCTATTCCACTACATTTTATTCAATTCACCTCAATTCTATTCTACTCCATAGATTTCTGTCATGTTCTGCCGTGTTTTATCCTATGTTATTTAATTATGCTCTATTCCATTCAATTCTACTCTGTTCTATTCCATTATATTTCATGAAATTCTATTCCAGCGTTGTCATGTTCTGTAGTGCTTTATTCTACTCTATTCAATTCCACTCTGTTATGAGATGTTGTGTCCTTTTCTACAGCATTTTAGTTTATTCTATTCAACTGTACTCTTCTATTCAAGTGTTTTATTCTACTCCATTCAGTTCTACTCTACTCTATTATGTAGTGTTCTGTCCTTATCTATAGTGTTTTCGTCTACTCAAGTTTACTCTATTCTATAGTGTTCTGTCATATTCTGTAGTGTTTcaatctattctattctatagtgTTTTAATGTATTGTATTCAATACTACTCTATTCAATTCCAGTGTTTTCCTCTGTTCTACACAATTCTACTCTACTCTCTATTGTTTTAGTCTATTTATTCAATTCTACTCTACTCTATAGTGTTCTGAAATATTCTAGAGTGTATTATTCTATTCTGTCCTATTCAATTCTACTCTGCTCTATTATGTAGTGTTCTGTCCTTTTTGGTAATATTtactctattctattctatagtgttctataatttcaccagtagtcagctgggataggctccagcttgcctgcgaccctgtagaacaggataaagcggctacagataatgagatgagatgagtgttctATCATATTCTGtagtgttttattctgtccaattCTACTCTATTCTATAGCAGTTTAATATATTCTATTCAATTCTGCTCTTTAGTATTCTGCCATATTCTGGAATGTATTATTCTATTCTGTTTTATTCAGTTCTACTCTATTATGTAGTGTTCTGTCCTTTTCTAAAgtattttattctattctattcaattGACTCTATTTTATAGTGTTCCATCATATTCTGGAGTGCTTTATTCTATTCAGTTCCACTCTATTCTATAGTGTTCTGCCGTATACTTGAGTGTTTCATCTATTATATTCAATTCTACTCTACAACATTATGTCGTGTTCTGTCCTATTCAATTCTACTCGATTATGTAGTGTTCTGTCCTTTtctatagttttagtttattctaCTCAAATGCACCCTATTCTATAGTGTTCTGTCATTTTCTGTAGTGTTTtagtctattctattctaatctaTTGTATTCTATAGTGTTTGATCATATTCTGTACTGTTCCATTCTATTCAACTCTACTCTATAGTATTTTAGCTGACAGTATTCTACTCAAGTAGAATACTCAAGTAGTACTCTATCCTATAGTTCCCTGCCATATTCTGTAGTGTTTCATTTTATTCTATAGTGTTTTAATGTATTGTATTCAATACTACTCTATTCAATTCCAGTGTTTCCTTCTGTTCTACACAATTCTACTCTACCCTCTATTGTTTTAGTCTATCCTATTAAATTCTACAGTGTTCTACCATATTCTGGAGTGTATTATTCTATTCTGTTCTATTCAATTCTACTCTGCTCTATTATGTAGTGTTCTGTCCTTTTCAGTAATACTtagtctattctattctatttactCTATTCTATAGTGTTCTGCCATATACTTGAGTGTTTAATCTTGTATATTCAGTTCTAATCTACAATATTCTGTAGTGTTCTGTCCTTTTAGTGTTCTGTCCCATTCAAGTCTACTCGATTATGTAGTGTTTTGTCCTTTTCTATAGCGTTTTAGTCTATTCTATTCAATTCCAGTGTTTTATTCTCCTCCATTCAATTCTACTCTACTCTATTATGTAGTGTTCTGTCCTCTTCAATAACGTTTTTAGCCTATTCTACTCAAATATACTCTATTCTATAGTGTTTTGTCATATTCTGtagtgttttattctattcaattCCACTCTATTCCACAGTGTTCTGTCCTTTTCTATAGTGTTTTAGTCTATTCTATTCAATTCTACTCTATTTTATTCTATAGTGTTCTATCATATTCTGTACTGTTCCGTTCTTTTCAATTCTACTCTATTCTAGTGTTTTAGTCTACTCTACTCAAGTTTACTCTATTCTATAGTTCCCTGTCATATTCTGTAGTGTTCACTCTATTCTATAGTGTTTTAATATATTGTATTCAATACTACTCTATTCAATTCCAGTGTTTTCTTCTGCTCTATACAATTCTACTCTACCCTCTATTGTTTTAGTCTATCCTCTTCAATTCTCCTCTACTCTATATTGTTCTGCCATATTCTGGAGTGTATTATTCTAttttgtgctattcaattatactcTGCTCTATTATGTAGTGTTCCGTCCTTTTCGGTAATATTTAGTCTATTCTATAATGTTCTATCATATTCTGTAGTGTTTTATTCTGTTTGATTCTACTCTATTCTATAGTGGTTTCATGTATTCTATTCAATTCTGCTCTACACAGTGTTCTGCCATATTCTGGAATGCATTATTCTATTCTGTTTTATTCAGTTCTACTCTCCTCTATTATGTAGTGTTCTGTCCGTTTCTAAAGTATTTTAGTCTCTTCTATTCAATTTACTCTATTTTATAGTGTTCTGTCATATTCTGGAGTGCTTTATTCTATATAACTCTATTCTGTAGCATTCTGCCATCTACTCGAGTATTTAATCTATTATATTCAGTTCTGATCTACAATATTCTGCAATGTTCTGTCCTTTTAGTCTGTATTTTAGCAAGTATTTTAGTCTGTTCTATTCAATTTTACTCTGTTCTATAGTGTTCTGCCATATTCTgtggtgttttattttattctattctacTCTATGCTATTCTACAGTGTTTTAATCTATCCTATTCAATTTTACTTTATTCTATTCCAGTGTTTTATTCTATACTATTTAATTCTACTCTCTGCTATAGTGTTGTGTCATATTCTGGAGTGTATTCtattccactccactccactctgtTGTCTTTTTACAGGGTTTTATTCTATTCTGTAGaattttattctattctgctcggCCCTACTGTACTCTGTTGTGTTCTATTCTCTTGTTTTCTGTTCTAATGTGTTCTGATTTCTTCTATTCTCTTCtgttccattctattcaaattataCTCTATTTCTATAGTGTATTCAAACTGTTCTCAAGTGTTCTGTTGCGTTCTGTTCTCATTCTGTAGTGTTTTATTCCATTCAGTTGTACTCTATTCAATTCTGTTCTGTTCTATTGGGCTTTTTTGTCACGTTGCACTTTATTATGCTGTGTTCTGACTGGTTGTGTCGTGTTCTGTTCTATGCAACTGTGTGCTATTCTGTTGTACTATGATGTATTAAcgctgtgtgtatgggtgtgtgtaagGGTTTTCAGTTAATGGGCGGGGTTAGGGGTAGGGTCAAGCattcaaattaaacgaaattctcCACATGTTCATTTGAAGAAGTCGCACTAATTTTTCATGGcattgttttttaaattaaagtaaATGTAATGCATGACAAGACTCATAGGACATCAGAAATCAGTACGGATTCTGTTTAAACATCATAAATAACTTCGAAATGCAGAGATTAATAAATAGCCATGCAACAGAAAAAATAATGAACAGCTTCTTTCAGATTTGTTGGACCATTGAAGTCACAGAGTTAGAAAACGCATGAATTTGAgagtttaaattatttatttttcaatactTTTTAACTTTTAGTTTGTATAATCAATCCGTTAAAGTGATATGACTTCCATTTCCTTTTTTTATCCCCCTCTGTAACCGGATTCTCTCCCACTCACGTTGTACTGGTTTGGTGCTGGTGATTTCTGGGGTGTGCTTGGTGTTTGAACGATGATGGGCCGGTGGAATATTCTGGAGAAATCCCTGTTGAAGTCGTGCTGCCGAAGCAGTGATCGCTGCAGGTTGTAGGTGTTGGGGGCTGGAGGTCCTCTCTGGGGTTTACGGCTCACTCTGAGAGCCTGTGGAGAAAAACAAATACGtggaggaaaaaaataataaagattgTAAAGCAGAAAATCACagtgaaatacaaccccaattccaaaaaagttggaactctgtgtaaactgtaaataaaaacagaatgcgataatttgcaaatcatggaaaccctatgttccattgaaaacagtacaaagaaaacatcaaatgttgaaactgagaagttttattgttttttttgaaaaatagatgctcattttgaatttgatgtcagcaacacgtttcagaaaagttaggacaggagcatgtttcccactgtgctgcatcacctctacttttaacaacactctgtaaacgtttgggaactgaggagaccagttgctgtagttttgaaagagaaatgttgtcccattcttgcctgttgTATACtgtaatttcagttgctcaacagtttggggtctcgtttgttgtattttgcgcttcataatgcgccaaatgttttaaatgggagacaggtctggactgcaggcaggccagtttagcgcctggactcttttactatggagccatgcagttttaatatgtgcagaaagtggtttggcattgtcttgctgaaagaaggaaggccttccctgaaaatgattttgtctggatggcagcatgttgctctgaagcatgtatatatcattcagcattaatgatgccttcccagatgtacaagctacccatgccatgtgcactaatgcaccctcataccatcatggatgctggcttttgaactgtgcactgataacaagccggatggtcccactCCTCTTTagactggaggacgtggtgtccatgatttctaaaaagaatttctacttttgattcatcagacctcaggacagttttccactttgcctcagtccattgtaaaagagctcgggtccagagaaggtggcggtgtttctggatattgtttatatctggttttaacttgcatttgtggatgcagtaatgaactgttttcacagacgatggttttctgaagtgttcctgagcccatacagtgatttccactacagacacgtgtctgcttttaatgcagtgtctcctgaagatcacagacatccaatgtcagttttcagccttgtctcctgcatacagagatttctccagattctctgaatctgttaatgatattacggacTATAGATGATGTGATTCACAAATTCGTtgtagttttacattgaggaacgttattcttaaattgttgcactgtttgcccacgcagtctttcacagagcggtgaacccctcgccatctttacttctgagagactccgcctctctgggatgctctttttatacccaatcatcttactgacctgttgccaattaacctaattagtctgTTTTTTttcgcattacacaactttttcactcttttgttttttttggaattggggttgta from the Neoarius graeffei isolate fNeoGra1 chromosome 2, fNeoGra1.pri, whole genome shotgun sequence genome contains:
- the stpg1 gene encoding O(6)-methylguanine-induced apoptosis 2 isoform X2: MCVKDRMRNPEVLRGDTGCFKFPSSSSIPTKYQTVIISNVERKGFSSQAKRFTHFTALRVSRKPQRGPPAPNTYNLQRSLLRQHDFNRDFSRIFHRPIIVQTPSTPQKSPAPNQYNVCYSGVEVNSVVSAQCAFLSKTGRSGVCPPAPTGPSPCHYSVKDAAIQKTPTVPSSCFKSTSARIQTLVKSEGPGPGSYSPYKTPEPVKRTILPRRHYLGLSAPPLIPPKPPPLPGPGQYDIVNHTTGPPKHLMASTAFVSGTRRETHHTRGHGVPGPGSYEPDVPTKRSFLYNHANMWIPA
- the stpg1 gene encoding O(6)-methylguanine-induced apoptosis 2 isoform X1 gives rise to the protein MCVKDRMRNPEVLRGDTGCFKFPSSSSIPTKYQTVIISNVERKGFSSQAKRFTHFTNENPGPGSYLCHTSADTCSPSFSKKGTGGFASKALRVSRKPQRGPPAPNTYNLQRSLLRQHDFNRDFSRIFHRPIIVQTPSTPQKSPAPNQYNVCYSGVEVNSVVSAQCAFLSKTGRSGVCPPAPTGPSPCHYSVKDAAIQKTPTVPSSCFKSTSARIQTLVKSEGPGPGSYSPYKTPEPVKRTILPRRHYLGLSAPPLIPPKPPPLPGPGQYDIVNHTTGPPKHLMASTAFVSGTRRETHHTRGHGVPGPGSYEPDVPTKRSFLYNHANMWIPA